From Drosophila virilis strain 15010-1051.87 chromosome X, Dvir_AGI_RSII-ME, whole genome shotgun sequence, the proteins below share one genomic window:
- the LOC6635508 gene encoding uncharacterized protein: MCLKICRCCCCCYGSASAAGNQQQCQELQLKDLTPELMITITTQPHNNSSHNLSSNASLAERPNILGSWSCDEEIEHYNVDDYESRTPTMWRAWWLQGASEQLSSVILS; encoded by the coding sequence ATGTGTCTCAAGatctgtcgctgctgctgctgctgctatggCAGCGCCTCGGCAGCGGGCAACCAGCAGCAGTGccaggagctgcagctgaaggACCTGACACCCGAGCTGATGATCACAATCACCACACAGCCGCACAACAACAGCTCTCACAATCTCAGCTCCAACGCGAGCCTGGCGGAGCGACCCAACATTCTCGGGAGCTGGAGCTGCGACGAGGAGATCGAGCACTACAATGTCGATGATTACGAGTCTCGCACGCCAACCATGTGGCGCGCCTGGTGGCTCCAAGGTGCCAGCGAGCAGTTGTCATCTGTAATACTGAGTTGA